A stretch of the Terriglobales bacterium genome encodes the following:
- a CDS encoding dienelactone hydrolase family protein, producing the protein MKKTILIASVLLLSLPGAWAQEWAKQSLEKSPRHQEWVSVKHGDRTVQAFVVYPERKEKAPVVIVIHEIFGLTDWARSAADELAAHGYVAIAPDLLSGFGPKGGGSSDFASTQDAVKAISGLDPDTITADLNAVADYAKTLPAGNGKIAVAGFCWGGGQSFRFATHRKDLSAAFVFYGPPPQDLSSITAPVYGFYAGNDARIGATVPGTVEAMKAAGKKYDPVTYEGAGHGFMRAGEDPGNTNPANKTAHDQAWERWLKLLKEM; encoded by the coding sequence ATGAAGAAGACCATCCTCATTGCCAGCGTGTTGCTCCTCAGCTTGCCCGGCGCGTGGGCGCAGGAGTGGGCCAAACAATCCCTCGAAAAGTCGCCGCGCCACCAGGAGTGGGTCTCGGTGAAGCACGGCGACCGCACGGTGCAGGCCTTCGTGGTCTATCCCGAGCGGAAAGAGAAGGCCCCGGTGGTGATCGTGATCCACGAGATCTTCGGGCTCACTGACTGGGCGCGCAGCGCCGCCGACGAGCTGGCCGCCCACGGCTACGTCGCTATTGCTCCCGACCTGCTCTCCGGCTTCGGCCCCAAGGGCGGAGGCAGCAGCGACTTCGCCAGCACCCAGGACGCCGTGAAAGCCATCTCCGGGCTGGATCCCGACACCATCACCGCCGACCTCAACGCGGTGGCCGACTACGCCAAGACCCTCCCCGCCGGCAACGGCAAGATTGCGGTGGCCGGCTTCTGCTGGGGCGGCGGCCAGTCCTTCCGCTTCGCCACCCACCGCAAGGACCTGAGCGCGGCCTTCGTCTTCTACGGCCCGCCTCCCCAGGACCTCTCTTCCATCACCGCTCCCGTGTACGGCTTCTACGCCGGCAACGACGCCCGCATCGGCGCCACCGTGCCCGGCACCGTCGAGGCCATGAAAGCGGCAGGCAAGAAGTACGATCCCGTCACCTACGAGGGCGCCGGCCACGGCTTCATGCGTGCCGGCGAGGACCCCGGCAACACCAATCCCGCCAACAAGACCGCCCACGACCAGGCCTGGGAGCGCTGGCTCAAACTGCTCAAGGAGATGTGA